A section of the Pelagicoccus albus genome encodes:
- a CDS encoding NifB/NifX family molybdenum-iron cluster-binding protein, whose translation MARPSKPRLIDGVPQPILYLPSGWTEKHPEAAEVAIEDFEVQRLVDGHGHTLQDAAAKVGVSKSTAGRMLQRSRRLIAISIERRLPFFLDASEDLELQVQPTATVDHSDTGGFPVLAVAVTKAERDVEVARIFGRAAFFAIFRNWDSEPEFMENRASLAPRNAARDTIRMLSEQGVGCVVAGRFGSEAIELLGEVKIEAVVASGIRLDQALDLAKFATR comes from the coding sequence GTGGCGCGACCGAGTAAACCAAGATTGATCGACGGAGTGCCTCAACCGATTCTCTACTTGCCCAGTGGCTGGACTGAAAAGCACCCCGAGGCAGCGGAAGTTGCCATCGAGGACTTTGAAGTGCAGCGTTTGGTGGATGGACATGGCCACACTTTGCAGGATGCGGCTGCTAAGGTGGGTGTATCCAAAAGCACAGCGGGGAGGATGCTGCAGCGGAGCAGACGACTAATCGCGATTTCCATCGAACGGCGTCTCCCTTTCTTTCTGGATGCTAGCGAAGACCTCGAGTTGCAAGTGCAGCCGACAGCAACTGTTGATCATTCTGATACTGGGGGATTTCCTGTTTTGGCAGTGGCCGTTACTAAGGCGGAAAGGGATGTGGAAGTGGCTCGTATTTTTGGGCGGGCTGCCTTTTTTGCCATTTTCCGTAATTGGGATTCTGAACCTGAGTTTATGGAAAACAGAGCCTCGCTAGCTCCCCGAAACGCCGCCCGCGACACGATCCGTATGTTGTCGGAACAAGGAGTAGGTTGTGTGGTTGCCGGACGCTTTGGTTCGGAAGCGATCGAGCTTTTGGGTGAGGTGAAAATCGAGGCTGTAGTGGCTTCAGGAATACGGCTGGATCAAGCCCTAGACTTGGCGAAATTTGCTACTCGTTGA
- a CDS encoding NifB/NifX family molybdenum-iron cluster-binding protein — MNNCETTLGTRLVMPVIENNGLESLISEHFGQAPGFLAIDCDGQNPVYLDAQEARGPSECAPIDALARSGAKYVLCKGMGKGALKRCLHASLQVMQAKGNTVAEVLEAVREEGWADFPDSAICDHGGDHHHHHAGQGGRCG; from the coding sequence ATGAATAACTGTGAAACTACACTTGGCACACGACTCGTGATGCCAGTCATCGAAAACAACGGCCTAGAGTCACTCATCTCCGAGCACTTTGGACAGGCTCCCGGTTTTTTGGCTATCGATTGTGATGGGCAGAATCCCGTATATCTCGACGCGCAAGAAGCGCGAGGTCCGAGCGAATGCGCCCCTATTGACGCTTTAGCTAGGAGCGGCGCTAAATACGTGCTCTGCAAGGGTATGGGAAAAGGGGCCCTCAAGCGGTGTTTGCATGCGTCGCTGCAGGTGATGCAAGCGAAAGGAAATACGGTTGCAGAAGTTCTGGAGGCTGTTCGAGAAGAGGGTTGGGCTGATTTTCCTGATTCTGCGATTTGTGATCATGGCGGAGATCATCACCATCATCATGCGGGGCAGGGAGGCAGATGCGGTTGA
- a CDS encoding response regulator yields MLGRLKTILGHDSRGPLPDLDALRDRVVRLCLGYIISFSAPVLILGIVLSMGESWNWYATTQLVAYSCCLIGYFAFPRNKSKCLSYYVVAIVILLGCSGIAAWGPSPSRFIVLSFGCLFAALFSGARFAFAAIVSSTGLVCFAAWANQFIAIDGGGDSVSHHSVRQWIVTILSFAFYSACGCLMVAWVARSLQNSIKVLFKREGELRETNALLRKQAVELEVQALELEKQAEVLTEQRDLADQASKAKDRFLSVISHELRTPMNPILGFLDLLESEGRLGGESQERLTLMRQSGEHLLYMIDKLVDFSEMDSGKLQLNPSSVSWLELKTKARARLKPFANQGRVELSIQCSESDEDRVSLDRKRTLQVVQELGMNALKFTSVGQVLIDFSLARKADSADWICIRVVDTGMGMDEAMQKSLFASFSQVDDSRTREFGGLGLGLSICESLVRSMEGTIAVESSLGHGSMFTIRFPVKVMPRQDSAPRAVEKLKVFSKPISVLVAEDDMLNQRVVTALLKRIGANATCVEDGKQAIEALRTSQYDVVLMDLSMPVLDGLSAAREIRRIESIKDTPIIALTAHSYSKCEESCAEAGMNGFLTKPARADKLFEAIARSMGAKQASRN; encoded by the coding sequence ATGCTAGGGAGGTTAAAAACTATTTTGGGTCACGACAGTCGTGGCCCCTTGCCGGACTTGGACGCCCTCCGGGATCGAGTGGTTCGCTTGTGCCTTGGCTACATCATTTCTTTTTCCGCTCCCGTCTTGATACTGGGAATCGTCCTTTCGATGGGTGAGAGCTGGAACTGGTACGCTACGACTCAGTTGGTTGCCTATTCATGCTGCCTGATCGGCTATTTCGCTTTTCCGAGGAACAAGAGCAAATGTTTGTCCTACTATGTAGTTGCGATTGTGATACTATTGGGATGCTCTGGGATCGCTGCGTGGGGCCCGTCTCCGAGTCGTTTTATCGTTCTGAGTTTCGGTTGCCTGTTTGCAGCCTTGTTTAGTGGGGCTCGCTTCGCGTTTGCGGCCATCGTCTCCAGTACGGGCCTTGTTTGCTTTGCGGCCTGGGCTAATCAGTTTATCGCGATCGATGGCGGAGGCGATTCGGTGTCGCATCACAGCGTCAGACAGTGGATCGTGACCATCTTGTCATTCGCCTTTTACTCAGCTTGTGGATGCTTGATGGTGGCATGGGTCGCCCGCAGCCTGCAGAATTCGATAAAGGTACTTTTTAAGCGAGAAGGCGAATTAAGAGAAACCAATGCCTTGCTGCGTAAGCAGGCGGTCGAGCTCGAGGTGCAGGCATTGGAGCTGGAGAAGCAAGCCGAAGTGCTCACCGAACAACGCGATCTGGCGGATCAAGCTTCCAAGGCCAAGGACCGTTTTCTCTCCGTCATCAGCCACGAATTGCGTACCCCGATGAATCCGATTCTCGGCTTCCTTGACTTGCTGGAGTCGGAAGGACGATTGGGTGGAGAATCGCAAGAGAGGCTTACTCTGATGCGCCAGTCGGGCGAACACCTGTTATACATGATCGACAAGCTAGTCGACTTTTCGGAGATGGACTCCGGTAAGCTGCAGCTAAATCCAAGCTCTGTGTCCTGGCTGGAACTGAAGACGAAAGCTCGAGCGCGCCTGAAGCCGTTTGCCAATCAAGGCCGTGTCGAACTTTCCATTCAGTGTTCAGAAAGTGATGAGGACCGTGTTTCTCTCGATAGGAAGAGAACGCTGCAGGTCGTGCAGGAACTTGGCATGAATGCTTTGAAGTTTACCAGCGTTGGCCAAGTCTTGATCGATTTCTCCCTTGCCCGAAAGGCGGATTCGGCCGACTGGATTTGTATTCGTGTCGTAGATACTGGGATGGGAATGGATGAAGCGATGCAGAAGTCCTTGTTCGCTTCCTTCTCTCAGGTTGACGATAGTCGCACTCGTGAGTTTGGCGGTCTGGGCTTGGGATTATCCATTTGCGAATCCTTGGTAAGATCCATGGAAGGTACGATAGCGGTGGAAAGTTCCTTAGGACACGGCTCCATGTTCACGATTCGATTCCCTGTGAAAGTTATGCCGAGACAGGATTCTGCCCCTCGGGCTGTTGAAAAACTAAAGGTGTTTTCAAAGCCAATTTCCGTACTGGTGGCAGAGGATGATATGCTGAATCAGCGAGTGGTAACGGCTCTACTCAAGCGGATCGGGGCGAACGCCACCTGCGTGGAAGATGGCAAGCAAGCGATCGAAGCTCTACGAACTTCCCAATACGATGTGGTGCTCATGGATCTTAGCATGCCCGTATTGGATGGCTTGAGCGCCGCGAGGGAAATTCGTCGCATCGAAAGTATTAAGGACACGCCTATCATCGCTCTCACCGCTCATTCTTATTCAAAATGTGAGGAGAGTTGTGCTGAGGCGGGAATGAACGGTTTCCTTACCAAACCCGCTCGGGCGGACAAGCTATTCGAAGCAATCGCCCGTTCTATGGGGGCGAAGCAGGCCAGCCGAAACTGA
- a CDS encoding PaaI family thioesterase gives MRLREGCKLASLLDLNRLRKEGHGDCIACIHPDLRLEFSLEGPDRLRASVDFKESMTSYGQMVHSGVQSFVMQEAMICALLACGIYATPIYSKTSYLKPVRSEPSAYIYVSIKSEPDTLLKAEAELWQGGKVCSIAKSGFLELSPEDL, from the coding sequence ATGCGGTTGAGGGAGGGTTGCAAGCTTGCCAGCCTGCTCGATCTCAATCGATTGAGGAAGGAAGGGCACGGAGACTGTATTGCCTGTATCCATCCAGACTTACGCCTTGAATTTTCGCTCGAAGGTCCGGATCGCTTGAGGGCTTCCGTCGATTTCAAGGAATCGATGACAAGCTACGGTCAAATGGTGCACAGCGGTGTCCAGTCGTTTGTAATGCAAGAGGCTATGATTTGCGCGTTGCTTGCCTGTGGCATCTATGCGACCCCGATTTACTCAAAGACCAGTTATCTGAAACCGGTGAGGTCCGAGCCGAGCGCTTATATTTACGTATCGATCAAATCCGAACCGGACACTCTGCTAAAGGCGGAGGCTGAGCTTTGGCAGGGAGGCAAGGTCTGTTCGATTGCTAAGTCGGGCTTTTTGGAGCTTAGCCCGGAAGACCTTTAA
- a CDS encoding PEP-CTERM sorting domain-containing protein (PEP-CTERM proteins occur, often in large numbers, in the proteomes of bacteria that also encode an exosortase, a predicted intramembrane cysteine proteinase. The presence of a PEP-CTERM domain at a protein's C-terminus predicts cleavage within the sorting domain, followed by covalent anchoring to some some component of the (usually Gram-negative) cell surface. Many PEP-CTERM proteins exhibit an unusual sequence composition that includes large numbers of potential glycosylation sites. Expression of one such protein has been shown restore the ability of a bacterium to form floc, a type of biofilm.), whose protein sequence is MNKTLKSALWALGALFASSPFYAQESTSLFSFDFSSGLAVTDSVSGVDVSDWSVGSTATVSESLTLTGGSSTLFTFTPTSGFQIDLSELTFNTSKIQAPDSTKGNGAGSVKFTLTLSGENFDEALEIFGNAEASSSGGSQSYTFEDASSLTGANIFTLTTASSEGALVLDNFEVLGTVSAVPEPATVFALLAGGFVSFYVARNRRRSVA, encoded by the coding sequence ATGAATAAAACACTCAAATCAGCCCTTTGGGCTTTGGGAGCTCTTTTTGCCAGTTCTCCCTTCTACGCACAGGAATCTACCAGCCTGTTCTCTTTCGACTTTTCGTCGGGGCTTGCTGTCACCGATTCCGTTTCTGGAGTTGACGTTTCCGACTGGAGCGTGGGAAGCACAGCCACTGTTTCAGAGAGTCTAACATTGACAGGTGGAAGTTCTACACTCTTCACATTCACTCCGACTTCGGGATTTCAGATCGATTTAAGCGAGTTAACCTTCAATACTAGTAAGATTCAGGCTCCTGATAGTACCAAGGGAAATGGAGCAGGGAGCGTCAAATTCACTTTGACACTTTCTGGCGAAAATTTTGATGAAGCTCTAGAGATTTTCGGTAATGCTGAAGCTAGCTCCAGCGGAGGATCGCAAAGCTACACTTTTGAGGATGCAAGCAGTCTAACAGGAGCAAACATTTTCACGCTGACTACAGCATCCTCAGAAGGAGCCTTGGTATTGGACAATTTTGAGGTTTTGGGAACCGTATCGGCTGTACCAGAGCCAGCCACCGTTTTCGCTCTTTTAGCGGGTGGATTCGTTAGCTTCTACGTGGCTCGCAATCGCCGCCGTAGCGTCGCCTAA
- a CDS encoding methyl-accepting chemotaxis protein, translated as MAFNRLKLRTQILLGILLPIVIASFLAVFFGFEAHEMELSASETKNRDLDSFQAAWQMKLDVIQVQQWLTDISATRARDGLDDGFTEAAAARDSFKDCVAYFQTRWSEDGNRDRLGELDALDRFFDDYYESGKKMANAYISGGPAEGNISMAAFDASAARLNETLNGFFEEQKASMRNSLSGVVKFTEKLQTGTIVAFIGMTIVGLGIGLFISNRITKPLIGIMERLGQNAASMADVSDQVTSASMNLAEGSTDQASSLDITANELRTLSDTTNGNAESAVQADKLIKDSNALIVRSSEIIANMSRSMEQISNTGRETQKIVNTIDEIAFQTNLLALNAAVEAARAGEAGAGFAVVADEVRNLATRAADAAKNTSQMIEDSVSEIEAGAKFASETNAAYVDIARQSDESTRLIAQIAGVCAEQSAMLERINQSMKGLDTVVQKNAASAEESASTSEEMHAQSEDLRGLAHQLLVLVSGDKGQKVGDSYGALVSVSKPSSKPASSPRMGDGANMVLPEDVWGN; from the coding sequence ATGGCTTTCAATCGCCTCAAACTCAGGACCCAGATCTTGCTGGGTATTTTGCTCCCCATCGTGATTGCCTCTTTTCTCGCGGTTTTCTTTGGTTTCGAAGCGCACGAGATGGAGCTCTCAGCATCGGAGACAAAGAATCGAGACTTAGACAGTTTTCAGGCTGCCTGGCAGATGAAGCTAGATGTGATCCAGGTTCAGCAGTGGTTGACGGATATTTCCGCTACCCGAGCCAGGGATGGTTTAGACGATGGTTTCACGGAAGCGGCGGCTGCTAGGGATTCCTTCAAGGATTGTGTTGCGTATTTTCAGACGCGATGGAGCGAGGACGGAAATCGGGATCGCTTGGGTGAGCTCGATGCTCTGGATCGGTTTTTCGACGATTACTACGAGAGTGGCAAGAAGATGGCCAATGCTTACATCTCTGGAGGACCAGCGGAAGGAAATATCTCCATGGCTGCCTTTGACGCATCTGCGGCTCGATTGAATGAAACGCTGAATGGTTTTTTCGAGGAGCAAAAAGCGTCGATGCGTAACTCGCTGTCTGGAGTCGTCAAATTCACTGAGAAACTGCAGACTGGAACGATTGTGGCGTTCATTGGCATGACAATTGTGGGCCTGGGAATTGGACTCTTTATTTCTAATCGGATAACCAAGCCTTTGATCGGCATCATGGAGCGGCTGGGGCAGAACGCGGCTTCGATGGCTGATGTGTCCGATCAAGTCACCTCGGCGAGCATGAATCTGGCGGAGGGAAGTACCGACCAGGCTTCATCCTTGGATATCACGGCCAATGAGCTTCGTACTCTGAGCGATACAACAAACGGCAATGCCGAATCCGCTGTGCAGGCCGACAAGCTAATCAAGGATTCAAACGCGCTAATCGTTCGCTCGAGCGAAATCATCGCAAACATGTCTCGATCTATGGAGCAGATCTCCAATACGGGGCGCGAGACGCAGAAGATTGTCAACACCATCGACGAGATCGCTTTTCAGACAAATTTGCTGGCCTTGAACGCAGCAGTGGAAGCTGCTCGAGCAGGCGAGGCTGGAGCTGGGTTTGCGGTGGTAGCCGATGAAGTGCGCAATCTAGCGACGCGGGCGGCGGATGCGGCCAAGAATACTTCGCAGATGATTGAGGATTCCGTTTCGGAAATTGAGGCGGGAGCCAAGTTCGCGTCCGAAACGAATGCAGCTTACGTCGATATTGCTCGCCAGTCTGACGAGTCGACTCGACTCATCGCCCAGATTGCGGGCGTTTGCGCTGAGCAGTCCGCGATGCTCGAGCGAATCAATCAGTCAATGAAGGGGCTCGATACGGTCGTTCAGAAGAACGCTGCCAGCGCGGAGGAATCGGCGTCAACATCGGAAGAGATGCATGCCCAATCCGAAGATTTGAGAGGACTGGCCCATCAGCTTTTAGTTTTGGTATCCGGGGACAAGGGCCAGAAGGTCGGCGACTCCTATGGAGCACTTGTCAGTGTCTCGAAACCGAGTTCTAAGCCCGCTTCGAGCCCGAGAATGGGCGACGGTGCCAACATGGTGCTGCCCGAGGATGTATGGGGTAATTAG
- a CDS encoding GumC family protein has product MKPSSNSEFPKTDFNPTPSSRGIDLSKYYAAARERMWIFLVVAISVASIVLAVIASLDPLYKAETTIQLLRQEEKQLQFAEVTEETLETSEDLNTEVGFYESDQILARIASRIEAEIYDDFIAPYEIPEGEKTLEGIMSIVEEHRNVIPSRLSLVVVIEYLHQDPEVAARVANFFHEEISAAHSERRSEIMDRAIVELRDQAEIQRLKVENLERDIHAFKNSQKTISFDQGLDIDRQEISILNANATNAKEALDRLYAKWSMVERKTERGESLLELSFLTDNPNIRELVATISNLRIQMAELEQRYREFHPKMIQASESLQAAETELANAMDTQVEMLKAELRQGERNYHASLAKVNQKKQQILDLQGMQATYDSKMRDLEVNKRLYLQFFSRIQEIEAQNRGQTSRIRIVDEARVPRELAQPNLRTGALLAFMAGGVSGTFVLIVLVFLDNRVKCRSDIERRLGQPIIGMLSVAENADSNLHKMVRENSRDPRVSENLNNIIDSIRLDQSTSDAKSILVTSTSHGEGKSYVASSIAAAFERYGDKTLLLNCDLRSNQAAVLEHARSGLVHYLQDRSANIEDSIYKSPTLDCDVMPAGAPNAHPYRLFESERFESLMAELRNRYDRIVIDTPPTHLYGDARNVSQHADGQLIVIGFGIPKMDNAQKSISKLSKLGKPIFGAVVNGISKKKAKIYYPEFYDDQKSYANDSKNRGVGLGSIFSRIKNSLGKDRSPQI; this is encoded by the coding sequence ATGAAACCCTCTAGCAATTCAGAATTTCCCAAGACGGATTTCAACCCGACGCCGTCAAGCCGCGGAATAGACCTGAGCAAATATTACGCAGCCGCCCGCGAGCGAATGTGGATATTTCTCGTGGTGGCAATCTCAGTCGCAAGCATAGTCCTCGCCGTAATCGCCTCGCTCGACCCTCTATATAAAGCCGAGACTACTATCCAGCTCCTCCGACAGGAGGAAAAGCAACTCCAGTTCGCGGAAGTAACGGAAGAGACCTTGGAGACAAGCGAAGACCTCAACACGGAGGTCGGTTTCTACGAGAGCGATCAGATTCTTGCTCGTATCGCATCCCGCATCGAAGCCGAAATCTACGATGACTTCATAGCCCCCTACGAAATACCCGAAGGCGAGAAAACCCTGGAGGGAATAATGTCTATCGTGGAGGAGCATCGAAACGTCATTCCTTCACGCCTTAGCTTGGTCGTAGTTATTGAGTACTTACACCAGGATCCTGAAGTTGCCGCCCGCGTGGCGAATTTCTTCCACGAGGAGATATCGGCCGCCCACTCAGAGCGCCGCTCCGAGATTATGGATCGCGCTATTGTTGAACTGCGAGATCAAGCAGAAATCCAACGCCTGAAAGTGGAGAACCTTGAACGCGATATTCACGCCTTCAAGAATAGCCAAAAAACGATTTCCTTCGATCAGGGACTAGACATCGACCGTCAGGAAATCAGCATCCTGAACGCTAACGCCACCAATGCCAAAGAAGCGCTCGACCGCCTCTACGCCAAGTGGTCAATGGTGGAGCGGAAAACGGAACGCGGCGAATCCTTGCTGGAATTATCCTTCCTTACCGACAACCCAAATATTCGTGAACTGGTGGCCACCATATCGAATTTGCGGATACAAATGGCGGAATTGGAACAGCGCTACCGCGAATTCCACCCTAAGATGATCCAAGCTTCGGAGAGTCTGCAGGCCGCCGAAACGGAACTCGCCAACGCCATGGATACACAAGTGGAGATGCTAAAGGCCGAGCTCCGCCAAGGTGAGCGCAACTACCACGCCTCCCTCGCCAAGGTGAACCAAAAGAAACAGCAGATCCTCGATCTGCAAGGCATGCAGGCAACCTACGATTCCAAAATGCGGGACCTGGAGGTCAACAAGCGGCTCTACCTCCAGTTCTTTAGCCGTATCCAGGAAATCGAAGCCCAAAACCGCGGACAAACCTCTCGCATACGTATCGTCGACGAAGCTCGCGTGCCGCGCGAACTCGCCCAACCCAACCTCCGGACCGGAGCTCTCCTCGCCTTTATGGCCGGCGGCGTAAGCGGCACCTTCGTTCTCATAGTCCTAGTCTTTCTTGACAACCGAGTAAAGTGCCGTTCCGACATCGAGCGTCGACTCGGTCAACCCATCATCGGCATGCTAAGTGTCGCCGAAAACGCAGACTCCAACTTGCACAAGATGGTGAGGGAAAACTCACGCGACCCACGCGTGAGCGAAAACCTAAACAACATCATCGACTCCATCCGCTTGGACCAATCGACAAGCGACGCCAAGTCGATCCTCGTAACCTCCACCTCCCACGGAGAAGGCAAATCATACGTGGCCTCCTCCATCGCCGCCGCCTTCGAGCGCTACGGAGACAAAACCCTTCTGCTAAATTGCGACCTCCGCAGCAATCAGGCCGCCGTACTTGAGCACGCTCGCAGCGGTCTGGTTCATTACCTGCAGGACCGAAGCGCAAACATTGAGGACAGCATCTACAAAAGCCCCACTCTTGACTGTGACGTCATGCCAGCCGGAGCCCCCAACGCCCATCCATACCGACTATTCGAATCAGAGCGATTCGAGTCGCTAATGGCAGAGCTGCGAAATCGCTACGATCGAATCGTGATAGATACGCCTCCCACCCATCTCTACGGCGATGCCCGCAATGTCTCCCAACACGCGGATGGACAGCTAATCGTTATCGGCTTTGGCATCCCCAAAATGGACAACGCCCAAAAATCCATCAGCAAGCTTAGCAAACTAGGTAAACCGATTTTTGGAGCGGTCGTGAACGGCATCAGCAAAAAGAAAGCGAAGATCTACTACCCAGAGTTTTACGACGACCAGAAATCCTACGCAAACGACTCTAAAAATAGAGGTGTCGGGCTCGGATCAATATTCAGCCGGATCAAGAACAGCCTTGGCAAAGACCGGTCTCCACAAATCTAA
- a CDS encoding GNAT family N-acetyltransferase, translating to MPITPIRVRRATCDDAPTIAHFNISMAKETEDKELLPDVVKAGVLTLLQHKELGFYLVAESEGKLVGSLMITTEWSDWRNGIFWWIQSVYVEPNSRRKGAFRALYQEVEKLSKEESNVCGYRLYVEKENLAAQAVYRSLGLEETHYRLFEKEVDPRQS from the coding sequence ATGCCAATAACACCAATTCGAGTACGCCGAGCGACCTGTGACGACGCCCCTACCATCGCCCATTTCAACATATCCATGGCGAAGGAAACCGAGGACAAGGAGCTCTTGCCCGATGTCGTAAAAGCGGGCGTGCTTACCCTATTGCAGCACAAGGAATTGGGCTTCTATTTAGTAGCCGAAAGCGAAGGGAAGCTCGTGGGCTCACTCATGATCACCACGGAGTGGAGCGATTGGAGAAATGGTATTTTCTGGTGGATACAAAGCGTATACGTGGAACCGAACTCGCGCCGCAAAGGAGCCTTCCGGGCCTTGTATCAAGAGGTGGAAAAACTGTCTAAAGAGGAATCGAACGTGTGCGGCTACCGGCTCTACGTCGAAAAAGAGAACTTGGCCGCTCAAGCAGTCTACCGCTCTCTGGGTTTGGAAGAGACGCACTACCGTCTCTTCGAAAAGGAAGTAGACCCAAGACAAAGCTGA